A region of the Syntrophorhabdus sp. genome:
GGGGGTCATCGGCGAGTACGTCGGCCGGATATACCAGGAAGTGAGGCGGCGCCCACGGTACATCATCAAGAAGGAATACATGTGAGAGCTGTCGTATTCGCATACCAGGAGATCGGCTACGTCTGTCTGGAAGAGCTCCTTGGCACCGGTGCCGACGTCGCCTGTCTTTTCACCCATGATGACGACCCCGGCGAAGAGATCTGGTTCCGCAGACCCGTGGAGCTCGCGCGGGAGTATGGAATTCCCGTATACATGCCGGAGAGCCTGAACGAGGAGAGGTGGATCGCCCTCATCCGCGATATGCGCCCGGACATAGTGTTCTCCTTCTACTACCGCAAGATGATCCCGAAGGCCATCCTGGACATACCGCGCATCGGCGCCTTCAACCTTCACGGTTCCCTTCTTCCGCAATACCGCGGCCGCTGTCCCGTCAACTGGGTCCTCATAGCAGGCGAGGAGCGCACGGGCGTGACCCTTCATTTCATGGTGGAAAAACCGGACGCGGGCGATATCGTCGCGCAGAAAGAGGTTCCCATCGCCTTCGAAGACGACGTCTTCTCTGTGTACATGAAGCTCGTCGGAGCTGCGCGGGAGTTGATGCAGGATGTCCTGCCAGGTCTTCAGGCCGGGACCTTCACGAGAAGGGTGCAGGCGGGACCGTCCTCCTATTTCGGGGG
Encoded here:
- a CDS encoding formyltransferase gives rise to the protein MRAVVFAYQEIGYVCLEELLGTGADVACLFTHDDDPGEEIWFRRPVELAREYGIPVYMPESLNEERWIALIRDMRPDIVFSFYYRKMIPKAILDIPRIGAFNLHGSLLPQYRGRCPVNWVLIAGEERTGVTLHFMVEKPDAGDIVAQKEVPIAFEDDVFSVYMKLVGAARELMQDVLPGLQAGTFTRRVQAGPSSYFGGRKPEDGLIDWTKDSLSIYNLTRAVTHPYPGAFTYLDGEKLFIWKAYPENVSPRDVPPGMVISEDPLLVRTGSGSLRLVLAQVEGEQEMDAVELVSSRVLKNKILGGHP